From a region of the Theobroma cacao cultivar B97-61/B2 chromosome 8, Criollo_cocoa_genome_V2, whole genome shotgun sequence genome:
- the LOC18591971 gene encoding uncharacterized protein LOC18591971, whose amino-acid sequence MFQPFICGGTVNHQEEDDDDQFWSSPNSTPRKSRRNGFCKNNHKDNKNPYSNRGLDKFSALLAELEEKRQKIYSQTGSQDISFVRFTYKNSADCVPIVVKLKDKREEEKIMKPVDAKGQPGTNMDSEVLDKHPIETLDEGKEVIKKISRLQAVSEKTEKKKKNKKSSSWNMELQKWRRPSYYLPAFVVLILLLLVFFGRSVTILFTCIGWYIVPTIQGESSSNVRRSLKKKGYGTKSSANKLVSEGFSPPKSNKSSPVRDHHRKS is encoded by the coding sequence ATGTTTCAGCCTTTTATCTGCGGCGGCACTGTCAATCAtcaagaagaagatgatgatgatcagTTTTGGAGCAGCCCGAATTCTACACCAAGAAAATCAAGAAGAAACGGTTTTTGTAAGAACAATCACAAGGATAACAAGAACCCTTACTCGAACCGTGGCCTTGACAAGTTTTCTGCACTCTTAGCTGAACTTGAAGAGAAGAGGCAAAAGATCTACTCACAGACAGGTTCACAAGACATATCGTTTGTTCGATTTACGTACAAGAACTCGGCAGATTGTGTCCCGATTGTGGTAAAGCTCAAggacaaaagagaagaagagaaaataatgaaaCCTGTTGATGCCAAGGGTCAGCCTGGAACGAATATGGACTCAGAAGTCTTGGATAAGCATCCAATCGAAACCTTAGATGAAGGGAAAGAAGTAATCAAGAAGATATCAAGATTGCAAGCGGTTAGTGAAAAGActgagaagaagaagaagaataaaaagagCTCTTCATGGAATATGGAGTTGCAAAAGTGGAGACGGCCTTCTTATTATTTACCAGCATTTGTAGTCTTGATTTTGTTGCTGTTGGTGTTTTTCGGAAGATCAGTTACAATATTATTTACTTGTATTGGGTGGTACATAGTTCCTACAATTCAAGGAGAGAGTTCCAGCAATGTTAGAAGATcattgaagaagaaaggttATGGCACAAAGTCGAGTGCAAACAAGTTGGTAAGTGAAGGATTTTCTCCTCCAAAGAGTAACAAATCATCTCCGGTACGTGATCACCATCGGAAAAGCTGA